The following are encoded together in the Adhaeribacter arboris genome:
- the rlmD gene encoding 23S rRNA (uracil(1939)-C(5))-methyltransferase RlmD: MVAEGNCLARHENRVVFVKGVAPGDVVDVRITKQKKSFWEGTPVRFVSYSDLRVEPFCEHFGVCGGCKWQHISYETQLYYKQKQVKDNLERIGKLALPPIDPIHGSAKTTYYRNKLEFTFSDNAWLTTEQIQSGNEFDRNALGFHIPGRFDKILDIKHCYLQAEPSNGIRLSVRKYAKDHQLEFNNLYKIDGFLRNLIIRTANTGDLMVILQVYHNEQEKITALLDFLQQAFPQITSLHYVVNNKGNETFHDLDVICYKGEPYIHEEMEGLRFRVGPKSFYQTNSEQAYELYRLTREMANLTGTELVYDLYTGAGTIANFVARHCREVIGVEYVPSAIEDAKINSQINEITNTQFYAGDLKDVLTPEFVAKHGSPEVVITDPPRAGMHPDIVARLLEIHPKRIVYVSCNPATQARDLELLSGKYTVTRVQPVDMFPQTHHVENIVSLEAK, from the coding sequence ATGGTAGCCGAAGGCAATTGTCTGGCCCGCCACGAAAACCGGGTTGTTTTTGTAAAAGGCGTAGCGCCCGGCGATGTAGTGGATGTGCGCATCACCAAACAAAAGAAAAGTTTTTGGGAAGGCACTCCCGTACGTTTTGTTTCTTACTCCGATTTACGCGTGGAACCTTTTTGCGAACACTTTGGCGTTTGCGGGGGCTGTAAATGGCAGCACATCAGCTACGAAACCCAACTTTATTACAAGCAAAAGCAAGTTAAAGATAATCTGGAAAGAATTGGAAAACTTGCATTGCCGCCCATTGATCCCATTCATGGTTCGGCGAAAACAACCTATTACCGCAACAAACTCGAATTTACTTTTTCTGATAATGCTTGGCTTACCACCGAACAGATTCAATCGGGCAATGAATTTGACCGGAATGCCTTAGGCTTTCACATTCCGGGTAGGTTCGATAAAATTCTGGATATTAAACACTGTTACTTGCAAGCAGAACCTTCTAATGGCATCCGGCTTTCGGTGCGCAAATACGCCAAAGACCATCAACTGGAATTTAATAACTTGTATAAAATAGATGGCTTTTTGCGGAACCTGATTATCCGGACCGCTAATACCGGTGATTTAATGGTTATTCTGCAGGTTTACCACAATGAACAGGAAAAAATAACGGCATTACTCGATTTTCTGCAGCAGGCCTTTCCGCAAATTACTTCCCTGCACTATGTGGTAAATAATAAAGGAAACGAAACCTTTCATGACCTGGACGTAATTTGCTATAAAGGCGAACCCTACATTCACGAAGAAATGGAAGGTTTACGTTTCCGGGTCGGGCCGAAATCATTTTACCAGACCAACTCGGAACAAGCTTACGAATTGTACCGTTTAACCCGCGAAATGGCTAATTTAACCGGTACCGAATTGGTGTACGACTTGTATACGGGCGCGGGCACCATTGCTAATTTTGTCGCTCGGCATTGCCGCGAAGTTATTGGCGTAGAATACGTACCAAGTGCCATTGAAGACGCTAAAATTAACTCGCAGATAAACGAAATTACCAATACGCAATTCTACGCCGGTGACTTAAAAGATGTGCTCACGCCCGAGTTTGTGGCCAAACACGGTTCCCCGGAAGTAGTTATTACCGATCCACCCAGGGCCGGTATGCACCCGGACATAGTAGCCCGACTTTTAGAAATACACCCGAAAAGAATAGTTTACGTTAGCTGTAACCCGGCTACCCAAGCCCGGGACTTGGAATTATTGTCGGGAAAATATACCGTTACCCGGGTACAACCCGTAGATATGTTTCCGCAGACCCACCACGTCGAAAACATTGTTTCCCTGGAAGCGAAGTAG
- a CDS encoding DUF1206 domain-containing protein produces MNITSLSSSLPHVQPHWVTVFARVGLTAKGIVYCLVGIMAFMAAFEIGGKSVADTGKAGIFQFILHQPFGKILLGLVAIGLLCFAIWRFIEAFLDTEHKGTNAKGIGRCIGYAFSGVVYLGLAYYAATAALGKSNGQSGSENTQQTLVHQLLEKPFGQWLVGALALGIIFLGIYQIYRAYSGEYLKKIQANRLRPNVQKLLLRAGKIGYTARGIVWSIIGFLFLKAALHANSSEAGGTQNAFSFLENANYGSILLGAVALGLTSYGIFMFVRAKCEVISTNN; encoded by the coding sequence ATGAATATAACCAGTCTTTCTTCATCCTTACCTCATGTTCAGCCTCATTGGGTAACGGTTTTTGCCCGGGTAGGGCTTACGGCAAAAGGAATCGTTTACTGCTTGGTAGGTATAATGGCTTTTATGGCGGCTTTTGAAATTGGAGGAAAGTCCGTAGCAGATACCGGAAAAGCAGGTATTTTTCAATTTATATTACACCAACCATTTGGCAAAATACTTCTGGGCCTGGTAGCCATAGGTTTACTTTGTTTTGCTATTTGGCGTTTTATAGAAGCTTTTTTGGATACGGAACATAAAGGAACAAACGCCAAAGGAATAGGCCGCTGTATTGGATACGCCTTTAGCGGAGTAGTTTATTTAGGTTTAGCTTATTATGCTGCTACTGCAGCATTAGGCAAAAGCAACGGGCAATCTGGGAGCGAAAACACCCAACAAACTTTAGTTCATCAATTATTAGAAAAGCCTTTTGGGCAATGGTTAGTGGGCGCTCTGGCATTGGGAATAATATTCCTTGGTATTTACCAGATATATCGGGCTTATTCAGGCGAGTACCTGAAAAAAATACAGGCTAATCGTTTGCGCCCCAATGTTCAAAAACTGTTACTGAGGGCCGGGAAAATAGGTTATACGGCTCGGGGAATTGTTTGGAGTATTATTGGTTTTCTTTTCCTGAAAGCAGCGCTTCATGCTAACTCCTCCGAAGCGGGAGGAACGCAAAATGCTTTTTCTTTTTTAGAAAACGCTAATTATGGTTCTATACTTTTGGGTGCAGTTGCTTTAGGACTAACTAGCTATGGTATATTTATGTTTGTACGGGCTAAGTGTGAAGTAATTAGTACCAACAATTAA